The genome window GATTTAGCATCTTGAAATTTTCGGTTCAATTTATCTAAAGTAGTTTCTTTGTGCGTTTCGTCTAATTCTTTCTCAACATTTGTTAGCAAAGAATTTGCATCAATTTTCATTTTAGATTTTACAGTTGTTTTTTTATCAGAAGTAATTACCTTTTCTCCAGTTTCTGCTTCAACCAGGAGATTTTCTGGCGTTACATATTTATATGTATCAGTTGATGGATAATGGTTAATAGCTAATGGGTTTTCTTGAACACCATTCTCTTGTTTAATGATTTTATTAACTTTTTCTGACTTTTTATTTCTTACCGTTTTTACATGATTCGTTTCATTCTGAACTAAAACAGGTTGTTCTTTTTCAAATGAAATTACATCTGATTTAATTGTTTCAGCAGAATCAACTTCCTCATTAACTGTTGTTACAATTGTATTTGTATTATTAGTATTTGGTGTTTCGCTTGAATTGAAAAGGAAAAATCCCAATCCGAAAAAAAGTAAAGTTGAGGCAGCTATAAACAACCAACCATAACCCTTTTTTGGCTTTTTATCTTCAGAAACCGTCAACATAGCATCTAAACGGTCCCAAGCCTGAGCAGAAGGCTGAATTTCTCTAGCATTCAGCTTTTCTCTTATTTGATTATCTAATTTATTTGGTTTCATAAATTTCGTTATATTTTTTATAGTAATTTATGCAATCGCCTTAAATTTATAAGTGTTTGTTTTCAACAAACTATCTTATAGTGGCGATGTCATTTAGTCTATTTTTTAATTCTGTGATTTGTTGTTGCAATAACTTCCGAGCGTGTGATAATTGCGATTTTGATGTTCCTTCACTTATTTTAAGCATTTCGGCTATTTCCTGATGTTTGTATCCTTCTATCGCATATAAATTAAACACCATTTTGTAACCATCGGGTAAATTATCAATCATGTTTTGAATATCATCTACCGAAAAATCTTCCATTTCATAAACCGATTCACTTTCGCTTATAGTAACATCTTCAATATCATGATGATTGAAATTATTCTTTTTCACCCGAAGAAAATCAATACATTCAAATATCATTATTCTTCTAATCCAACCTTCAAAACTTCCTTTGTACTCAAAATTTTTCAGATTAGTAAACACTTTCATAAATCCAGTAATCATTACATCTTCTGCATGGTGTATATCCTTGATATACTGACGACAAACACTCAACATTTTAGAAGAAAACTTGGCATATATCTGCTGTTGTGCTTGTCGATTATTTTCGACAGCCAACATTATAAGTTGTTTTTCCTCTTGATGTAATTGAATTACTTTCATTTAAAATTTAGAATTCAGTACTTAAAATTTTGCTTCTAATTATATAGACGAGAATGATTTTAAAATGGTTGTATGAAAAGTTGAAAAAAAATTATTTTTTTCTTTCAATAACGTAATTTACCATTAAAATAAGGGAATCTTTATAGGGAGATGTTGGGAAATCTTGTAGTAATAAAAGTGCTTCTTGCTGAAATTGTACCATTTTAGCTTCAGCGTAAGTTAATCCGTTTTTATCTTTTACAAACTGGATTACTTCTTTTACACGCTTTTTGTCTTTGTTATAGTTTTTTACCGAGTTAATAACCCAGCTTTTTTCTTTTGGAGTACAATTGTTCAACGCATAAATTAAAGGCAATGTCATTTTTTGCTCTTTAATATCAATACCTGTTGGTTTTCCAATTGCATCATCAGTATAATCAAACAAATCGTCTTTAATTTGGAAAGCCATTCCTATAAGCTCTCCAAATTTTCGCATCTTTTCAACCAAAACAACATCCTCAGGAACAACTGAACAAGCGCCAAGCGAACAACAAGCCGCAATTAAAGTAGCAGTTTTTTGACGAATTATTTCATAATAAATATCTTCTGTTATATCTAATCTTCGGGCTTTTTCAATTTGAAGCAATTCACCTTCACTCATTTCACGAACAGCAACCGAAATAATTTTCAATAAATCAAAATCATTATTATCGATAGAAAGCAACAATCCTTTTGATAGTAGATAATCGCCAACTAAAACGGCAATCTTATTTTTCCATAACGCATTTAAAGAGAAGAAACCACGACGTTTGTTACTATCATCTACAACATCATCATGAACCAAAGTTGCTGTATGAATTAATTCAATAACCGAAGCACCTCTAAAAGTTCTTTCATTAATTGTTCCTCCGGAAACCATTTTAGCAGTTAAGAAAACAAACATTGGTCGCATTTGCTTTCCTTTTCTGTTT of Flavobacterium channae contains these proteins:
- a CDS encoding RNA polymerase sigma factor, with the translated sequence MKVIQLHQEEKQLIMLAVENNRQAQQQIYAKFSSKMLSVCRQYIKDIHHAEDVMITGFMKVFTNLKNFEYKGSFEGWIRRIMIFECIDFLRVKKNNFNHHDIEDVTISESESVYEMEDFSVDDIQNMIDNLPDGYKMVFNLYAIEGYKHQEIAEMLKISEGTSKSQLSHARKLLQQQITELKNRLNDIATIR
- a CDS encoding polyprenyl synthetase family protein yields the protein MKITEQIKLPIANEMELFEEKFRDSMSSKVALLNRITHYIVNRKGKQMRPMFVFLTAKMVSGGTINERTFRGASVIELIHTATLVHDDVVDDSNKRRGFFSLNALWKNKIAVLVGDYLLSKGLLLSIDNNDFDLLKIISVAVREMSEGELLQIEKARRLDITEDIYYEIIRQKTATLIAACCSLGACSVVPEDVVLVEKMRKFGELIGMAFQIKDDLFDYTDDAIGKPTGIDIKEQKMTLPLIYALNNCTPKEKSWVINSVKNYNKDKKRVKEVIQFVKDKNGLTYAEAKMVQFQQEALLLLQDFPTSPYKDSLILMVNYVIERKK